The Castor canadensis chromosome 8, mCasCan1.hap1v2, whole genome shotgun sequence genome contains a region encoding:
- the Pan2 gene encoding PAN2-PAN3 deadenylation complex catalytic subunit PAN2 isoform X14 — MNFEGLDPGLAEFASAMHSTLDPVLDAHLNPSLLQNVELDPEGVALEALPVQESVHIMEGVYSELHSVVAEVGVPVSVSHFDLHEEMLWVGSHGGHATSFFGPALERYSSFQVNGSDDIRQIQSLENGILFLTKNNLKYMARGGLIIFDYLLDESEDMHSLLLTDSSTLLVGGLQNHVLEIDLNTVQETQKYAVEIPGVTIMRQTNRFFFCGHTSGKVSLRDLRSFKVEHEFDAFSGSLSDFDVHGNLLAACGFSSRLTGLACDRFLKVYDLRMMRAITPLQVHVDPAFLRFIPTYTSRLAIISQSGQCQFCEPTGLANPADIFHVNPVGPLLMTFDVSASKQALAFGDSEGCVHLWTDSPEPSFNPYSRETEFALPCLVDSLPPLDWSQDLLPLSLIPVPLTTDTLLSDWPAANSAPAPRRAPPVDAEILRTMKKVGFIGYAPNPRTRLRNQIPYRLKESDSEFDSFSQVTESPIGREEEPHLHMVSKKYRKVTIKYSKLGLEDFDFKHYNKTLFAGLEPHIPNAYCNCMIQVLYFLEPVRCLIQNHLCQKEFCLACELGFLFHMLDLSRGDPCQGSNFLRAFRTIPEASALGLILADSDEASGKGNLARLIQRWNRFILTQLHQDMQELEVPQAYRVAGGSSFCSSGDSVIGQLFNCEVENCSLCRCGSETVRASSTLLFTLSYPEDKTGKNYDFAQVLKRSICLEQNTQAWCDNCEKYQPTIQTRNIRHLPDILVINCEVNSSKEADFWRIQAEVAFKMSVKKHGGEIKNKEFALADRKDLGNPEGLLLCPSIEELKNVWLPFSIRMKMTKNKGLDVCNWTDGDEMQWGPARAEEEHGVYVYDLMATVVHILDSRTGGSLVAHIKVGETYHQRKEGVTHQQWYLFNDFLIEPIDKHEAVQFDMNWKVPAILYYVKRNLNSRYNLNIKNPIEASVLLAEASLARKQRKTHTTFIPLMLNEMPQVGDLVGLDAEFVTLNEEEAELRSDGTKSTIKPSQMSVARITCVRGQGPNEGIPFIDDYISTQEQVVDYLTQYSGIKPGDLDAKISSKHLTTLKSTYLKLRFLIDIGVKFVGHGLQKDFRVINLMVPKDQVLDTVYLFHMPRKRMISLRFLAWYFLDLKIQGETHDSIEDARTALQLYRKYLELSKNGTEPESFHKVLKGLYEKGRKMDWKVPEPESQTSPKNAAVFSSVLAL; from the exons ATGAACTTTGAGGGTCTGGACCCTGGACTGGCAGAATTTGCCTCAGCCATGCATTCAACCCTGGACCCTGTCCTGGATGCCCACTTGAACCCAAGTCTGCTACAGAACGTGGAGCTGGACCCAGAGGGAGTGGCCTTGGAGGCTCTTCCTGTGCAGGAGTCAGTGCACATAATGGAAGGTGTCTACTCTGAGTTGCACAGCGTGGTGGCTGAAGTGGGTGTACCTGTGTCCGTCTCCCACTTTGATTTGCACGAGGAGATGCTGTGGGTGGGGAGCCACGGG GGCCATGCCACTTCATTTTTTGGACCAGCCTTGGAGCGCTACTCATCCTTTCAGGTCAATGGCAGTGATGACATTCGGCAGATCCAGAGCCTCGAGAATGGTATCCTTTTTCTCACCAAGAACAACCTCAAGTATATGGCCCGTGGGGGCCTCATTATATTTGATTACTT GCTGGATGAGAGTGAGGATATGCATAGTCTCCTGCTGACTGATAGCAGCACTCTACTTGTTGGTGGGCTGCAGAACCATGTATTGGAAATTGATCTGAACACTGTCCAGGAGACTCAAAAG TATGCTGTTGAGATACCTGGAGTCACCATTATGAGACAGACAAATCGCTTCTTCTTCTGTGGCCACACATCTGGCAAG GTTTCCCTAAGAGACCTCCGTAGTTTTAAGGTGGAGCATGAATTTGATGCCTTCTCAGGGAGTCTGTCAGATTTTGATGTACATGGCAACCTATTAGCTGCCTGTGGATTCTCCAGCCGCCTCACTGGCCTGGCCTGTGACCGTTTCCTCAAGGTGTATGATTTGCGCATGATGCGTGCCATCACACCACTTCAAGTACATGTGGATCCTGCCTTCTTGCGCTTCATCCCTACATACACTTCTCGTCTTGCTATCATCTCCCAGTCAG GGCAGTGCCAGTTTTGTGAGCCTACAGGCCTGGCCAACCCAGCAGACATTTTTCATGTGAATCCTGTGGGACCTCTGCTAATGACATTTGATGTGTCAGCCAGCAAGCAGGCCCTGGCATTTGGAGATTCTGAGGGCTGTGTGCACCTATGGACTGATTCCCCTGAGCCTTCCTTTAACCCCTACTCCCGTGAGACTGAGTTTGCTTTGCCCTGTCTTGTGGACTCACTGCCTCCTCTGGACTGGAGCCAGGACCTGCTGCCTCTTTCTCTCATCCCGGTTCCACTCACCACTGACACACTTCTCTCTGATTGGCCTGCTGCCAACTCCGCTCCAGCACCCAG GCGAGCACCACCTGTGGATGCAGAGATTCTGCGCACCATGAAGAAAGTGGGCTTCATTGGCTATGCACCCAACCCCCGCACCAGGCTGCGCAATCAG ATTCCTTACCGACTAAAGGAGTCAGACAGTGAATTTGACAGCTTCAGCCAGGTTACTGAGTCACCAATAGGGCGTGAAGAGGAGCCACATCTCCACATGGTTTCTAAGAAATACCGCAAG GTAACCATCAAATATTCCAAGCTAGGGCTGGAGGACTTTGACTTCAAACACTACAATAAGACCCTGTTTGCTGGATTAGAGCCCCACATTCCTAATGCCTACTGTAACTGCATGATCCAG GTGCTCTATTTCCTGGAGCCTGTTCGCTGTCTAATCCAGAATCACCTTTGCCAGAAGGAGTTCTGTCTGGCATGTGAGCTGGGCTTCCTCTTTCATATGTTGGACCTTTCTCGCGGTGACCCTTGCCAG GGCAGTAATTTTCTTCGAGCATTCCGTACTATTCCAGAGGCCTCAGCCCTTGGTCTGATCCTGGCTGATTCAGATGAGGCATCAGGCAAGGGCAATCTGGCAAGGCTCATTCAGAGGTGGAATCGTTTCATTCTCACTCAGTTGCACCAGGATATGCAGGAGCTAGAAGTACCCCAGGCTTATCGAGTTGCTGGAGGCAG CAGCTTTTGTTCATCGGGGGACTCTGTCATTGGGCAGCTATTCAACTGTGAGGTGGAAAACTGCAGTCTCTGCCGCTGTGGCAGTGAAACCGTGCGAGCCTCATCTACCCTGCTCTTCACACTCTCCTACCCTGAGG ATAAAACTGGGAAGAACTATGACTTTGCTCAGGTGCTGAAGCGAAGCATCTGCCTGGAACAGAATACACAGGCCTGGTGTGACAACTGTGAGAAATACCAGCCTACG ATTCAGACCCGCAATATCCGCCACCTGCCAGATATTCTTGTGATTAACTGTGAGGTGAACAGCTCAAAAGAGGCTGATTTCTGGAGGATACAGGCTGAG GTTGCCTTCAAGATGTCAGTCAAGAAGCATGGTGGGGAAATCAAAAACAAGGAATTTGCTTTGGCTGATCG GAAGGACCTAGGGAATCCAGAGGGTTTGCTGTTGTGTCCCTCCATTGAGGAACTGAAGAATGTCTGGCTTCCTTTTTCCATTCGTATGAAGATGACCAAGAACAAAGGACTGGATGTTTGCAATTGGACTGATGGGGATGAGATGCAG TGGGGCCCAGCCAGGGCAGAGGAGGAGCATGGTGTCTATGTGTATGACCTGATGGCTACTGTGGTACACATCCTGGACTCGCGCACAGGGGGTagcctggtggctcacatcaAAGTCGGAGAGACTTACCACCAGCGCAAGGAG GGTGTTACTCACCAGCAGTGGTACCTCTTCAATGACTTTCTTATTGAACCTATTGATAAG caTGAAGCTGTGCAGTTTGACATGAATTGGAAAGTACCTGCTATCCTTTATTATGTCAAAAGGAATCTCAATTCCAGATACAACCTGAACA TCAAGAACCCTATTGAGGCTAGTGTGCTGCTGGCTGAAGCCTCACTAGCACGGAAGCAGCGGAAAACACATACTACCTTTATTCCATTGATGCTGAATGAGATGCCACAGGTTGGGGACCTGGTGGGCCTTGATGCTGAATTTGTCACCCTTAATGAG GAGGAAGCAGAGTTACGCAGTGATGGTACCAAGTCTACCATTAAACCAAGCCAGATGTCAGTAGCACGGATCACCTGTGTTCGGGGTCAGGGGCCCAATGAAGGTATCCCCTTCATTGATGACTACATCTCTACCCAGGAGCAG GTAGTGGATTATTTGACTCAGTATTCGGGTATAAAGCCAGGAGACCTTGATGCTAAAATTTCCTCCAAGCATCTCACAACTCTCAAGTCTACCTACTTAAAGCTTCGTTTTCTCATTGACATTGGAGTCAAGTTCGTGGGTCATGGCCTGCAGAAGGACTTCCGGGTCATCAACCTCATG GTGCCCAAGGACCAAGTCCTTGACACTGTCTATCTGTTTCACATGCCCCGCAAACGAATGATTTCCCTGCGATTTCTTGCTTGGTACTTTCTGG ACTTGAAGATTCAAGGGGAGACCCATGATAGTATTGAGGATGCCCGCACAGCTCTTCAACTCTACCGAAAGTATCTGGAGCTAAGCAAGAATGGCACTGAGCCTGAGTCCTTCCACAAGGTGCTCAAGGGTCTTTATGAGAAGGGACGAAAGATGGACTGGAAGGTGCCAGAGCCTGAAAGCCAGACAAGTCCCAAGA ATGCAGCTGTTTTCTCCTCAGTGCTGGCACTCTGA
- the Pan2 gene encoding PAN2-PAN3 deadenylation complex catalytic subunit PAN2 isoform X1, whose amino-acid sequence MNFEGLDPGLAEFASAMHSTLDPVLDAHLNPSLLQNVELDPEGVALEALPVQESVHIMEGVYSELHSVVAEVGVPVSVSHFDLHEEMLWVGSHGGHATSFFGPALERYSSFQVNGSDDIRQIQSLENGILFLTKNNLKYMARGGLIIFDYLLDESEDMHSLLLTDSSTLLVGGLQNHVLEIDLNTVQETQKYAVEIPGVTIMRQTNRFFFCGHTSGKVSLRDLRSFKVEHEFDAFSGSLSDFDVHGNLLAACGFSSRLTGLACDRFLKVYDLRMMRAITPLQVHVDPAFLRFIPTYTSRLAIISQSGQCQFCEPTGLANPADIFHVNPVGPLLMTFDVSASKQALAFGDSEGCVHLWTDSPEPSFNPYSRETEFALPCLVDSLPPLDWSQDLLPLSLIPVPLTTDTLLSDWPAANSAPAPRTILDCRRAPPVDAEILRTMKKVGFIGYAPNPRTRLRNQIPYRLKESDSEFDSFSQVTESPIGREEEPHLHMVSKKYRKVTIKYSKLGLEDFDFKHYNKTLFAGLEPHIPNAYCNCMIQVLYFLEPVRCLIQNHLCQKEFCLACELGFLFHMLDLSRGDPCQGSNFLRAFRTIPEASALGLILADSDEASGKGNLARLIQRWNRFILTQLHQDMQELEVPQAYRVAGGSSFCSSGDSVIGQLFNCEVENCSLCRCGSETVRASSTLLFTLSYPEGSNCDKTGKNYDFAQVLKRSICLEQNTQAWCDNCEKYQPTIQTRNIRHLPDILVINCEVNSSKEADFWRIQAEVAFKMSVKKHGGEIKNKEFALADRASFQFFCTDRKDLGNPEGLLLCPSIEELKNVWLPFSIRMKMTKNKGLDVCNWTDGDEMQWGPARAEEEHGVYVYDLMATVVHILDSRTGGSLVAHIKVGETYHQRKEGVTHQQWYLFNDFLIEPIDKHEAVQFDMNWKVPAILYYVKRNLNSRYNLNIKNPIEASVLLAEASLARKQRKTHTTFIPLMLNEMPQVGDLVGLDAEFVTLNEEEAELRSDGTKSTIKPSQMSVARITCVRGQGPNEGIPFIDDYISTQEQVVDYLTQYSGIKPGDLDAKISSKHLTTLKSTYLKLRFLIDIGVKFVGHGLQKDFRVINLMVPKDQVLDTVYLFHMPRKRMISLRFLAWYFLDLKIQGETHDSIEDARTALQLYRKYLELSKNGTEPESFHKVLKGLYEKGRKMDWKVPEPESQTSPKSKAWDGTRETELDAAVFSSVLAL is encoded by the exons ATGAACTTTGAGGGTCTGGACCCTGGACTGGCAGAATTTGCCTCAGCCATGCATTCAACCCTGGACCCTGTCCTGGATGCCCACTTGAACCCAAGTCTGCTACAGAACGTGGAGCTGGACCCAGAGGGAGTGGCCTTGGAGGCTCTTCCTGTGCAGGAGTCAGTGCACATAATGGAAGGTGTCTACTCTGAGTTGCACAGCGTGGTGGCTGAAGTGGGTGTACCTGTGTCCGTCTCCCACTTTGATTTGCACGAGGAGATGCTGTGGGTGGGGAGCCACGGG GGCCATGCCACTTCATTTTTTGGACCAGCCTTGGAGCGCTACTCATCCTTTCAGGTCAATGGCAGTGATGACATTCGGCAGATCCAGAGCCTCGAGAATGGTATCCTTTTTCTCACCAAGAACAACCTCAAGTATATGGCCCGTGGGGGCCTCATTATATTTGATTACTT GCTGGATGAGAGTGAGGATATGCATAGTCTCCTGCTGACTGATAGCAGCACTCTACTTGTTGGTGGGCTGCAGAACCATGTATTGGAAATTGATCTGAACACTGTCCAGGAGACTCAAAAG TATGCTGTTGAGATACCTGGAGTCACCATTATGAGACAGACAAATCGCTTCTTCTTCTGTGGCCACACATCTGGCAAG GTTTCCCTAAGAGACCTCCGTAGTTTTAAGGTGGAGCATGAATTTGATGCCTTCTCAGGGAGTCTGTCAGATTTTGATGTACATGGCAACCTATTAGCTGCCTGTGGATTCTCCAGCCGCCTCACTGGCCTGGCCTGTGACCGTTTCCTCAAGGTGTATGATTTGCGCATGATGCGTGCCATCACACCACTTCAAGTACATGTGGATCCTGCCTTCTTGCGCTTCATCCCTACATACACTTCTCGTCTTGCTATCATCTCCCAGTCAG GGCAGTGCCAGTTTTGTGAGCCTACAGGCCTGGCCAACCCAGCAGACATTTTTCATGTGAATCCTGTGGGACCTCTGCTAATGACATTTGATGTGTCAGCCAGCAAGCAGGCCCTGGCATTTGGAGATTCTGAGGGCTGTGTGCACCTATGGACTGATTCCCCTGAGCCTTCCTTTAACCCCTACTCCCGTGAGACTGAGTTTGCTTTGCCCTGTCTTGTGGACTCACTGCCTCCTCTGGACTGGAGCCAGGACCTGCTGCCTCTTTCTCTCATCCCGGTTCCACTCACCACTGACACACTTCTCTCTGATTGGCCTGCTGCCAACTCCGCTCCAGCACCCAG AACTATACTGGATTGTAGGCGAGCACCACCTGTGGATGCAGAGATTCTGCGCACCATGAAGAAAGTGGGCTTCATTGGCTATGCACCCAACCCCCGCACCAGGCTGCGCAATCAG ATTCCTTACCGACTAAAGGAGTCAGACAGTGAATTTGACAGCTTCAGCCAGGTTACTGAGTCACCAATAGGGCGTGAAGAGGAGCCACATCTCCACATGGTTTCTAAGAAATACCGCAAG GTAACCATCAAATATTCCAAGCTAGGGCTGGAGGACTTTGACTTCAAACACTACAATAAGACCCTGTTTGCTGGATTAGAGCCCCACATTCCTAATGCCTACTGTAACTGCATGATCCAG GTGCTCTATTTCCTGGAGCCTGTTCGCTGTCTAATCCAGAATCACCTTTGCCAGAAGGAGTTCTGTCTGGCATGTGAGCTGGGCTTCCTCTTTCATATGTTGGACCTTTCTCGCGGTGACCCTTGCCAG GGCAGTAATTTTCTTCGAGCATTCCGTACTATTCCAGAGGCCTCAGCCCTTGGTCTGATCCTGGCTGATTCAGATGAGGCATCAGGCAAGGGCAATCTGGCAAGGCTCATTCAGAGGTGGAATCGTTTCATTCTCACTCAGTTGCACCAGGATATGCAGGAGCTAGAAGTACCCCAGGCTTATCGAGTTGCTGGAGGCAG CAGCTTTTGTTCATCGGGGGACTCTGTCATTGGGCAGCTATTCAACTGTGAGGTGGAAAACTGCAGTCTCTGCCGCTGTGGCAGTGAAACCGTGCGAGCCTCATCTACCCTGCTCTTCACACTCTCCTACCCTGAGGGTAGCAACTGTG ATAAAACTGGGAAGAACTATGACTTTGCTCAGGTGCTGAAGCGAAGCATCTGCCTGGAACAGAATACACAGGCCTGGTGTGACAACTGTGAGAAATACCAGCCTACG ATTCAGACCCGCAATATCCGCCACCTGCCAGATATTCTTGTGATTAACTGTGAGGTGAACAGCTCAAAAGAGGCTGATTTCTGGAGGATACAGGCTGAG GTTGCCTTCAAGATGTCAGTCAAGAAGCATGGTGGGGAAATCAAAAACAAGGAATTTGCTTTGGCTGATCG AGCATCTTTCCAATTCTTCTGTACTGATAGGAAGGACCTAGGGAATCCAGAGGGTTTGCTGTTGTGTCCCTCCATTGAGGAACTGAAGAATGTCTGGCTTCCTTTTTCCATTCGTATGAAGATGACCAAGAACAAAGGACTGGATGTTTGCAATTGGACTGATGGGGATGAGATGCAG TGGGGCCCAGCCAGGGCAGAGGAGGAGCATGGTGTCTATGTGTATGACCTGATGGCTACTGTGGTACACATCCTGGACTCGCGCACAGGGGGTagcctggtggctcacatcaAAGTCGGAGAGACTTACCACCAGCGCAAGGAG GGTGTTACTCACCAGCAGTGGTACCTCTTCAATGACTTTCTTATTGAACCTATTGATAAG caTGAAGCTGTGCAGTTTGACATGAATTGGAAAGTACCTGCTATCCTTTATTATGTCAAAAGGAATCTCAATTCCAGATACAACCTGAACA TCAAGAACCCTATTGAGGCTAGTGTGCTGCTGGCTGAAGCCTCACTAGCACGGAAGCAGCGGAAAACACATACTACCTTTATTCCATTGATGCTGAATGAGATGCCACAGGTTGGGGACCTGGTGGGCCTTGATGCTGAATTTGTCACCCTTAATGAG GAGGAAGCAGAGTTACGCAGTGATGGTACCAAGTCTACCATTAAACCAAGCCAGATGTCAGTAGCACGGATCACCTGTGTTCGGGGTCAGGGGCCCAATGAAGGTATCCCCTTCATTGATGACTACATCTCTACCCAGGAGCAG GTAGTGGATTATTTGACTCAGTATTCGGGTATAAAGCCAGGAGACCTTGATGCTAAAATTTCCTCCAAGCATCTCACAACTCTCAAGTCTACCTACTTAAAGCTTCGTTTTCTCATTGACATTGGAGTCAAGTTCGTGGGTCATGGCCTGCAGAAGGACTTCCGGGTCATCAACCTCATG GTGCCCAAGGACCAAGTCCTTGACACTGTCTATCTGTTTCACATGCCCCGCAAACGAATGATTTCCCTGCGATTTCTTGCTTGGTACTTTCTGG ACTTGAAGATTCAAGGGGAGACCCATGATAGTATTGAGGATGCCCGCACAGCTCTTCAACTCTACCGAAAGTATCTGGAGCTAAGCAAGAATGGCACTGAGCCTGAGTCCTTCCACAAGGTGCTCAAGGGTCTTTATGAGAAGGGACGAAAGATGGACTGGAAGGTGCCAGAGCCTGAAAGCCAGACAAGTCCCAAGAGTAAGGCCTGGGATGGGACAAGGGAAACTGAGCTGG ATGCAGCTGTTTTCTCCTCAGTGCTGGCACTCTGA
- the Pan2 gene encoding PAN2-PAN3 deadenylation complex catalytic subunit PAN2 isoform X11, which produces MNFEGLDPGLAEFASAMHSTLDPVLDAHLNPSLLQNVELDPEGVALEALPVQESVHIMEGVYSELHSVVAEVGVPVSVSHFDLHEEMLWVGSHGGHATSFFGPALERYSSFQVNGSDDIRQIQSLENGILFLTKNNLKYMARGGLIIFDYLLDESEDMHSLLLTDSSTLLVGGLQNHVLEIDLNTVQETQKYAVEIPGVTIMRQTNRFFFCGHTSGKVSLRDLRSFKVEHEFDAFSGSLSDFDVHGNLLAACGFSSRLTGLACDRFLKVYDLRMMRAITPLQVHVDPAFLRFIPTYTSRLAIISQSGQCQFCEPTGLANPADIFHVNPVGPLLMTFDVSASKQALAFGDSEGCVHLWTDSPEPSFNPYSRETEFALPCLVDSLPPLDWSQDLLPLSLIPVPLTTDTLLSDWPAANSAPAPRTILDCRRAPPVDAEILRTMKKVGFIGYAPNPRTRLRNQIPYRLKESDSEFDSFSQVTESPIGREEEPHLHMVSKKYRKVTIKYSKLGLEDFDFKHYNKTLFAGLEPHIPNAYCNCMIQVLYFLEPVRCLIQNHLCQKEFCLACELGFLFHMLDLSRGDPCQGSNFLRAFRTIPEASALGLILADSDEASGKGNLARLIQRWNRFILTQLHQDMQELEVPQAYRVAGGSSFCSSGDSVIGQLFNCEVENCSLCRCGSETVRASSTLLFTLSYPEGSNCDKTGKNYDFAQVLKRSICLEQNTQAWCDNCEKYQPTIQTRNIRHLPDILVINCEVNSSKEADFWRIQAEVAFKMSVKKHGGEIKNKEFALADRKDLGNPEGLLLCPSIEELKNVWLPFSIRMKMTKNKGLDVCNWTDGDEMQWGPARAEEEHGVYVYDLMATVVHILDSRTGGSLVAHIKVGETYHQRKEGVTHQQWYLFNDFLIEPIDKHEAVQFDMNWKVPAILYYVKRNLNSRYNLNIKNPIEASVLLAEASLARKQRKTHTTFIPLMLNEMPQVGDLVGLDAEFVTLNEEEAELRSDGTKSTIKPSQMSVARITCVRGQGPNEGIPFIDDYISTQEQVVDYLTQYSGIKPGDLDAKISSKHLTTLKSTYLKLRFLIDIGVKFVGHGLQKDFRVINLMVPKDQVLDTVYLFHMPRKRMISLRFLAWYFLDLKIQGETHDSIEDARTALQLYRKYLELSKNGTEPESFHKVLKGLYEKGRKMDWKVPEPESQTSPKNAAVFSSVLAL; this is translated from the exons ATGAACTTTGAGGGTCTGGACCCTGGACTGGCAGAATTTGCCTCAGCCATGCATTCAACCCTGGACCCTGTCCTGGATGCCCACTTGAACCCAAGTCTGCTACAGAACGTGGAGCTGGACCCAGAGGGAGTGGCCTTGGAGGCTCTTCCTGTGCAGGAGTCAGTGCACATAATGGAAGGTGTCTACTCTGAGTTGCACAGCGTGGTGGCTGAAGTGGGTGTACCTGTGTCCGTCTCCCACTTTGATTTGCACGAGGAGATGCTGTGGGTGGGGAGCCACGGG GGCCATGCCACTTCATTTTTTGGACCAGCCTTGGAGCGCTACTCATCCTTTCAGGTCAATGGCAGTGATGACATTCGGCAGATCCAGAGCCTCGAGAATGGTATCCTTTTTCTCACCAAGAACAACCTCAAGTATATGGCCCGTGGGGGCCTCATTATATTTGATTACTT GCTGGATGAGAGTGAGGATATGCATAGTCTCCTGCTGACTGATAGCAGCACTCTACTTGTTGGTGGGCTGCAGAACCATGTATTGGAAATTGATCTGAACACTGTCCAGGAGACTCAAAAG TATGCTGTTGAGATACCTGGAGTCACCATTATGAGACAGACAAATCGCTTCTTCTTCTGTGGCCACACATCTGGCAAG GTTTCCCTAAGAGACCTCCGTAGTTTTAAGGTGGAGCATGAATTTGATGCCTTCTCAGGGAGTCTGTCAGATTTTGATGTACATGGCAACCTATTAGCTGCCTGTGGATTCTCCAGCCGCCTCACTGGCCTGGCCTGTGACCGTTTCCTCAAGGTGTATGATTTGCGCATGATGCGTGCCATCACACCACTTCAAGTACATGTGGATCCTGCCTTCTTGCGCTTCATCCCTACATACACTTCTCGTCTTGCTATCATCTCCCAGTCAG GGCAGTGCCAGTTTTGTGAGCCTACAGGCCTGGCCAACCCAGCAGACATTTTTCATGTGAATCCTGTGGGACCTCTGCTAATGACATTTGATGTGTCAGCCAGCAAGCAGGCCCTGGCATTTGGAGATTCTGAGGGCTGTGTGCACCTATGGACTGATTCCCCTGAGCCTTCCTTTAACCCCTACTCCCGTGAGACTGAGTTTGCTTTGCCCTGTCTTGTGGACTCACTGCCTCCTCTGGACTGGAGCCAGGACCTGCTGCCTCTTTCTCTCATCCCGGTTCCACTCACCACTGACACACTTCTCTCTGATTGGCCTGCTGCCAACTCCGCTCCAGCACCCAG AACTATACTGGATTGTAGGCGAGCACCACCTGTGGATGCAGAGATTCTGCGCACCATGAAGAAAGTGGGCTTCATTGGCTATGCACCCAACCCCCGCACCAGGCTGCGCAATCAG ATTCCTTACCGACTAAAGGAGTCAGACAGTGAATTTGACAGCTTCAGCCAGGTTACTGAGTCACCAATAGGGCGTGAAGAGGAGCCACATCTCCACATGGTTTCTAAGAAATACCGCAAG GTAACCATCAAATATTCCAAGCTAGGGCTGGAGGACTTTGACTTCAAACACTACAATAAGACCCTGTTTGCTGGATTAGAGCCCCACATTCCTAATGCCTACTGTAACTGCATGATCCAG GTGCTCTATTTCCTGGAGCCTGTTCGCTGTCTAATCCAGAATCACCTTTGCCAGAAGGAGTTCTGTCTGGCATGTGAGCTGGGCTTCCTCTTTCATATGTTGGACCTTTCTCGCGGTGACCCTTGCCAG GGCAGTAATTTTCTTCGAGCATTCCGTACTATTCCAGAGGCCTCAGCCCTTGGTCTGATCCTGGCTGATTCAGATGAGGCATCAGGCAAGGGCAATCTGGCAAGGCTCATTCAGAGGTGGAATCGTTTCATTCTCACTCAGTTGCACCAGGATATGCAGGAGCTAGAAGTACCCCAGGCTTATCGAGTTGCTGGAGGCAG CAGCTTTTGTTCATCGGGGGACTCTGTCATTGGGCAGCTATTCAACTGTGAGGTGGAAAACTGCAGTCTCTGCCGCTGTGGCAGTGAAACCGTGCGAGCCTCATCTACCCTGCTCTTCACACTCTCCTACCCTGAGGGTAGCAACTGTG ATAAAACTGGGAAGAACTATGACTTTGCTCAGGTGCTGAAGCGAAGCATCTGCCTGGAACAGAATACACAGGCCTGGTGTGACAACTGTGAGAAATACCAGCCTACG ATTCAGACCCGCAATATCCGCCACCTGCCAGATATTCTTGTGATTAACTGTGAGGTGAACAGCTCAAAAGAGGCTGATTTCTGGAGGATACAGGCTGAG GTTGCCTTCAAGATGTCAGTCAAGAAGCATGGTGGGGAAATCAAAAACAAGGAATTTGCTTTGGCTGATCG GAAGGACCTAGGGAATCCAGAGGGTTTGCTGTTGTGTCCCTCCATTGAGGAACTGAAGAATGTCTGGCTTCCTTTTTCCATTCGTATGAAGATGACCAAGAACAAAGGACTGGATGTTTGCAATTGGACTGATGGGGATGAGATGCAG TGGGGCCCAGCCAGGGCAGAGGAGGAGCATGGTGTCTATGTGTATGACCTGATGGCTACTGTGGTACACATCCTGGACTCGCGCACAGGGGGTagcctggtggctcacatcaAAGTCGGAGAGACTTACCACCAGCGCAAGGAG GGTGTTACTCACCAGCAGTGGTACCTCTTCAATGACTTTCTTATTGAACCTATTGATAAG caTGAAGCTGTGCAGTTTGACATGAATTGGAAAGTACCTGCTATCCTTTATTATGTCAAAAGGAATCTCAATTCCAGATACAACCTGAACA TCAAGAACCCTATTGAGGCTAGTGTGCTGCTGGCTGAAGCCTCACTAGCACGGAAGCAGCGGAAAACACATACTACCTTTATTCCATTGATGCTGAATGAGATGCCACAGGTTGGGGACCTGGTGGGCCTTGATGCTGAATTTGTCACCCTTAATGAG GAGGAAGCAGAGTTACGCAGTGATGGTACCAAGTCTACCATTAAACCAAGCCAGATGTCAGTAGCACGGATCACCTGTGTTCGGGGTCAGGGGCCCAATGAAGGTATCCCCTTCATTGATGACTACATCTCTACCCAGGAGCAG GTAGTGGATTATTTGACTCAGTATTCGGGTATAAAGCCAGGAGACCTTGATGCTAAAATTTCCTCCAAGCATCTCACAACTCTCAAGTCTACCTACTTAAAGCTTCGTTTTCTCATTGACATTGGAGTCAAGTTCGTGGGTCATGGCCTGCAGAAGGACTTCCGGGTCATCAACCTCATG GTGCCCAAGGACCAAGTCCTTGACACTGTCTATCTGTTTCACATGCCCCGCAAACGAATGATTTCCCTGCGATTTCTTGCTTGGTACTTTCTGG ACTTGAAGATTCAAGGGGAGACCCATGATAGTATTGAGGATGCCCGCACAGCTCTTCAACTCTACCGAAAGTATCTGGAGCTAAGCAAGAATGGCACTGAGCCTGAGTCCTTCCACAAGGTGCTCAAGGGTCTTTATGAGAAGGGACGAAAGATGGACTGGAAGGTGCCAGAGCCTGAAAGCCAGACAAGTCCCAAGA ATGCAGCTGTTTTCTCCTCAGTGCTGGCACTCTGA